A genomic segment from Oncorhynchus keta strain PuntledgeMale-10-30-2019 chromosome 9, Oket_V2, whole genome shotgun sequence encodes:
- the ddt gene encoding D-dopachrome decarboxylase: protein MPFIDLESNLPASKFSEDFLKKLGSKTAAVLGKPEERMMLVVKPGLPMLMGGTCAPCVILSVSAIGVTDTAEKNKEHSANIFPFLIGELGLTEDRIVIRFYALEPHQVGKKGTVMSYL, encoded by the exons ATGCCATTCATTGATTTGGAAAGTAACTTACCTGCTAGTAAGTTTTCTGAGGATTTCTTGAAAAAGCTAGGGTCCAAAACAGCTGCTGTTCTAGGCAAACCCGAAGAG AGAATGATGTTGGTGGTGAAGCCTGGACTGCCAATGCTCATGGGTGGAACTTGCGCTCCGTGCGTCATACTGTCCGTGTCCGCCATCGGTGTCACTGACACTGCGgagaagaacaaggaacacagtGCCAATATCTTCCCTTTTCTTATTGGAGAACTTGGTCTTACTGaagacag GATCGTGATCAGGTTCTATGCACTGGAGCCTCATCAGGTTGGAAAGAAAGGTACTGTTATGAGTTACCTGTAG